One window of the Archangium primigenium genome contains the following:
- a CDS encoding DUF4105 domain-containing protein: protein MHLLRAASRFVILALGLSWLTAAVLLTGGHPGMALGARIATAAGLVLAVLLAAWRSRPLALGVLTVLCGGVLAWTHTVQPSLTRDWAPDLVRAPRAEEQGTRVTFHDVRDFRYRSTTDWDAAWYDATYDTKDLVRAWYIVEPFSGFEGAAHTMVSFEFTGDRFLAFSVEIRRERGETYSVLGGLFRQYELIYVVGDERDLVQLRSNHRRDDVFLYPVRATPERTTAFFLDMVRRMNALQERPEFYHSLTSNCTTNLVRHLEKVSATNVPYDQRTLLPAYSDELAFALGLLDTDVGLAETRERHRINARALEAQGRDDFSLRIRGRGPAAPLSATGEP from the coding sequence ATGCACCTGCTCCGCGCCGCCAGTCGATTCGTGATCCTCGCCCTCGGGCTGTCGTGGCTCACCGCCGCCGTGCTCCTCACCGGGGGCCACCCCGGCATGGCCCTCGGCGCGCGGATCGCCACCGCCGCCGGGCTGGTGCTCGCCGTGCTGCTCGCCGCGTGGCGCTCGCGGCCCCTGGCGCTCGGGGTGCTCACCGTGCTGTGCGGGGGCGTGCTCGCGTGGACGCACACCGTCCAGCCCTCGCTCACCCGGGATTGGGCGCCGGACCTCGTGCGGGCCCCCCGCGCCGAGGAGCAGGGCACGCGCGTCACCTTCCACGACGTGCGCGACTTCCGCTACCGGAGCACCACGGACTGGGACGCGGCCTGGTACGACGCCACCTACGACACGAAGGACCTGGTGCGCGCCTGGTACATCGTCGAGCCCTTCTCCGGCTTCGAGGGCGCGGCGCACACCATGGTCAGCTTCGAGTTCACCGGGGATCGCTTCCTCGCCTTCTCCGTGGAAATCCGCCGGGAGCGGGGCGAGACGTACTCGGTGCTCGGCGGCCTGTTCCGCCAGTACGAGCTCATCTACGTGGTGGGTGACGAGCGCGACCTCGTGCAGCTGCGCAGCAACCACCGGCGCGACGACGTCTTCCTCTACCCCGTGCGCGCGACCCCGGAGCGCACCACCGCCTTCTTCCTGGACATGGTGCGGCGGATGAACGCGCTCCAGGAGCGGCCCGAGTTCTACCACTCGCTCACCAGCAACTGCACCACCAACCTGGTGCGCCACCTGGAGAAGGTCAGCGCCACGAACGTGCCGTACGACCAGCGCACCCTCTTGCCCGCCTACTCGGACGAGCTGGCCTTCGCGCTCGGGCTCCTCGACACCGACGTGGGGCTCGCCGAGACGCGCGAGCGCCACCGCATCAACGCCCGGGCGCTCGAGGCCCAGGGCCGGGACGACTTCTCGCTGCGCATCCGCGGCCGGGGCCCCGCGGCGCCGCTGAGCGCCACCGGGGAGCCCTGA
- a CDS encoding M28 family metallopeptidase encodes MSTRIPERIPSAVPSRAAGPATPLSANTPAATASPAPRAAPADHFEARSPNGPAATPVPPRPGGTPVPTYTDDADPMKHIAYLASDALQGRDSPSDGLSAASAYVQQLAQKYGLEGPNTLNPSNPYQQRFPVFSFLDKGGGAGLAHDDDAWSHGTHKEFGHTLFQEGFYLDEAMPADTRELLTQKYEATQQATGKALAPRSGPMSVDELRQAAQQDGKAENTLALLKGTGPHADEVIVVMAHLDHVGTTRGQVNNGADDNASGSAVLLASMPELVEAQKAGKLDRSVLFLWTGAEEKGLVGSQYFVDHPIPGLGLDKISGVINMDMVGRWDDQRLSVVDTNTRNTPNYFRDLLDTANQRMTDPFDRLNRDINQYRDRQDGAVFSRKGEDVLFIFEGLSNPKGGGDLIEEYHQPTDDIEKIIEDNGGNKPRRVKDLMVDIIQQATNRA; translated from the coding sequence ATGAGCACGCGCATCCCGGAGCGAATCCCGTCCGCCGTCCCCTCCCGGGCCGCGGGCCCGGCCACCCCCCTCTCGGCGAACACCCCGGCCGCCACGGCGTCCCCCGCCCCCCGCGCGGCCCCGGCGGATCATTTCGAAGCGAGGAGCCCCAACGGCCCGGCGGCCACGCCCGTCCCCCCGCGTCCCGGCGGCACCCCGGTGCCCACGTACACGGACGACGCGGACCCGATGAAGCACATCGCCTACCTGGCCTCGGACGCGCTGCAGGGCCGCGACAGCCCCTCGGACGGCCTGAGCGCCGCGTCCGCCTACGTGCAGCAGCTCGCCCAGAAGTACGGCCTGGAGGGCCCCAACACCCTCAACCCGAGCAACCCCTACCAGCAACGCTTCCCGGTGTTCTCCTTCCTGGACAAGGGCGGGGGCGCGGGGCTCGCCCACGACGATGACGCCTGGTCGCACGGCACGCACAAGGAGTTCGGCCACACGCTCTTCCAGGAGGGCTTCTACCTGGACGAGGCCATGCCGGCGGACACCCGGGAGCTGCTCACCCAGAAGTACGAGGCCACCCAGCAGGCCACGGGCAAGGCGCTCGCGCCGCGCTCGGGCCCCATGAGCGTGGACGAGCTGCGCCAGGCGGCCCAACAGGACGGCAAGGCGGAGAACACCCTGGCCCTGCTCAAGGGCACCGGGCCCCACGCGGACGAGGTCATCGTGGTCATGGCCCACCTGGACCACGTGGGCACCACGCGCGGCCAGGTGAACAACGGCGCGGACGACAACGCCTCGGGCAGCGCCGTGCTGCTCGCCTCCATGCCCGAGCTCGTCGAGGCGCAGAAGGCCGGCAAGCTGGACCGCTCGGTGCTCTTCCTGTGGACGGGCGCCGAGGAGAAGGGCCTGGTCGGCTCGCAGTACTTCGTGGATCACCCCATCCCCGGCCTGGGCCTGGACAAGATCAGCGGCGTCATCAACATGGACATGGTGGGCCGCTGGGACGATCAGCGCCTGTCGGTCGTGGACACCAACACGCGCAACACGCCCAACTACTTCCGCGATCTGCTCGACACGGCCAACCAGCGCATGACGGACCCGTTCGACCGGCTCAACCGCGACATCAACCAGTACCGGGACCGGCAGGACGGCGCCGTCTTCTCGCGCAAGGGCGAGGACGTGCTCTTCATCTTCGAGGGCCTGTCCAACCCCAAGGGCGGCGGCGACCTCATCGAGGAGTACCACCAGCCCACCGACGACATCGAGAAGATCATCGAGGACAACGGGGGCAACAAGCCGCGCCGGGTGAAGGACCTCATGGTGGACATCATCCAGCAGGCGACCAACCGCGCCTGA
- a CDS encoding phosphomannomutase/phosphoglucomutase: MNAHIFREYDIRGLVDKDLTPEVVELLGQGLGTVVRRKGGRTVVVGRDCRESSTVFRDALCKGLTSTGLDVFDVGVVPTPLTYFAANTLPVDGLAMITGSHNPPEYNGFKIGAGKTTFHGAEIQALRQLIEARDFERSERPGTVSPYDIITPYNHFVRQTVKMGRRGMKIVIDAGNGTGGAIAVPLFESMGFEVVPLFCDMDARFPNHHPDPTVVENLQDLIAAVKREKAEVGIAYDGDSDRIGVVDDQGNILWGDQLMILFSRYVLKASPGAAIVGEVKCSYTLYDDIVKHGGRPIMWKAGHSLIKAKMKEEHAELAGEMSGHIFFKNRYYGFDDAVYSSARLLEILTHEEQKLSGLLADVPRTYATPELRVDTKEEKKFEIVKRATERLRQAGHSLVDVDGVRVTFPDGWGLIRASNTQPILVLRFEARTPERLEEIRQLIEGTVETMQREVGI, translated from the coding sequence ATGAACGCGCACATCTTCCGCGAGTACGACATCCGTGGCCTGGTGGATAAGGATCTGACCCCCGAAGTGGTGGAATTACTGGGCCAGGGATTGGGCACCGTGGTGCGGCGCAAGGGAGGGCGGACCGTGGTGGTGGGGCGGGACTGTCGCGAGTCCTCCACGGTGTTCCGGGACGCGCTGTGCAAGGGCCTGACCTCCACGGGGCTCGACGTGTTCGACGTGGGGGTGGTGCCCACGCCCCTGACCTACTTCGCCGCCAACACCCTTCCGGTGGACGGCCTGGCGATGATCACCGGCAGCCACAACCCGCCCGAGTATAACGGCTTCAAGATCGGCGCGGGCAAGACGACCTTTCACGGCGCGGAGATCCAGGCGCTGCGCCAGCTCATCGAGGCGCGCGACTTCGAGCGCTCGGAGCGGCCGGGCACGGTGAGCCCCTACGACATCATCACGCCCTACAACCACTTCGTCCGCCAGACGGTGAAGATGGGCCGGCGGGGGATGAAGATCGTCATCGACGCGGGCAACGGCACGGGCGGGGCCATCGCGGTGCCGCTCTTCGAGTCCATGGGCTTCGAGGTGGTGCCGCTGTTCTGCGACATGGATGCGCGCTTCCCCAACCACCACCCGGACCCCACGGTGGTGGAGAACCTGCAGGACCTGATCGCCGCGGTGAAGCGCGAGAAGGCCGAGGTGGGCATCGCCTACGACGGGGACAGCGATCGCATCGGCGTGGTGGACGACCAGGGCAACATCCTCTGGGGCGACCAGTTGATGATCCTCTTCAGCCGCTACGTGCTCAAGGCGAGCCCCGGCGCCGCCATCGTGGGCGAGGTGAAGTGCTCGTACACGCTCTATGACGACATCGTGAAGCACGGCGGCAGGCCCATCATGTGGAAGGCGGGCCACTCGCTCATCAAGGCGAAGATGAAGGAGGAGCACGCGGAGCTGGCCGGGGAGATGAGCGGCCACATCTTCTTCAAGAACCGCTACTACGGCTTCGACGACGCGGTGTACTCCTCGGCGCGCCTCTTGGAGATCCTCACCCACGAGGAGCAGAAGCTCTCCGGGCTGCTCGCCGACGTGCCGCGCACCTACGCCACGCCCGAGCTGCGCGTGGACACGAAGGAAGAGAAGAAGTTCGAGATCGTCAAGCGCGCCACCGAGCGGCTGCGCCAGGCGGGCCACTCCCTGGTGGACGTGGACGGCGTGCGCGTGACGTTCCCGGACGGCTGGGGGCTCATCCGGGCCTCCAACACCCAGCCCATCCTCGTGCTGCGCTTCGAGGCGCGCACCCCCGAGCGGCTGGAGGAGATCCGCCAGCTCATCGAGGGCACGGTGGAGACCATGCAGCGGGAAGTGGGCATTTGA
- a CDS encoding ROK family protein, which translates to MARLGIDLGGTFARAAVVDDHGKILAVDKVALSERSPSAVVEAIARAAQQAITAAGALDVRACGVGAAGQIHGESGVLAVAPNLGWRNVPLGALLSEKLGHGVRVVNDLRAAAWGEFNAGAGRGSQDMYTVFVGSGVGSAVIANGRLVTGGGGVAGELGHTKVVPNGRKCGCGELGCLEAYVGGHNLMAQTRELLEGGKSPAIRELTGGVVEKITPVTLEKAAEQGDPVASELYERVALMLTLAVANQVTVLNPARLILGGGVLTHCPGLRRRVVEGVQKYASTTAREGLLISEAELGDDSGIIGAALLA; encoded by the coding sequence ATGGCCAGGCTCGGAATCGATCTCGGTGGCACGTTCGCGCGCGCCGCGGTGGTGGATGATCACGGAAAGATCCTCGCCGTGGACAAGGTGGCGCTCTCCGAGCGCTCGCCCTCGGCGGTGGTGGAGGCCATCGCGCGGGCGGCCCAGCAGGCCATCACGGCCGCGGGCGCGCTGGACGTGCGCGCGTGCGGCGTGGGCGCCGCGGGGCAGATCCACGGCGAGTCGGGCGTGCTCGCGGTGGCGCCCAACCTGGGCTGGCGCAACGTGCCGCTGGGCGCGCTCCTGTCGGAGAAGCTGGGCCATGGCGTGCGGGTGGTGAATGACCTGCGCGCGGCGGCCTGGGGCGAGTTCAACGCCGGCGCGGGCCGGGGCTCGCAGGACATGTACACCGTGTTCGTGGGCTCGGGCGTGGGCAGCGCCGTCATCGCCAACGGCCGGCTGGTGACGGGCGGCGGGGGCGTGGCGGGCGAGCTGGGCCACACCAAGGTGGTGCCCAACGGGCGCAAGTGCGGCTGCGGCGAGCTGGGCTGCCTGGAGGCCTACGTGGGCGGGCACAACCTCATGGCCCAGACGCGCGAGCTGCTCGAGGGCGGCAAGTCCCCGGCCATCCGCGAGCTGACGGGCGGCGTGGTCGAGAAGATCACCCCCGTGACGCTGGAGAAGGCGGCGGAGCAGGGCGACCCAGTGGCGAGCGAGCTGTACGAGCGCGTGGCGCTCATGCTCACGCTGGCGGTGGCCAACCAGGTGACGGTGCTCAACCCGGCGCGGCTCATCCTGGGCGGCGGCGTGCTGACGCACTGCCCGGGCCTGCGGCGGCGGGTGGTGGAGGGCGTCCAGAAGTACGCCTCCACCACGGCGCGTGAGGGTCTGCTCATCTCCGAGGCGGAGCTGGGCGACGACAGCGGCATCATCGGCGCCGCGCTCCTGGCTTGA
- a CDS encoding BMP family lipoprotein, with translation MAPRPSLLRLSLMSALVLVSACKKQSETAKPEDAKQTAPQAAGTAPQAKALKVGLVTDVGGRGDHSFNDSALRGLELWGAGKKVEGGSYTDASPAELKESLTQDLASREIAPVGVTPVVLQSKVAEDYEPNLQLLVDQNAALSVGVGFMLENAVETVAKRNTDSKFLLIDSPLVGSDGKPYTLPNVRAVVFQEQEGSFLVGALAGLASQGGKLGFVGGMEVPLIKKFEAGFRAGVAATNPKATVLVNYTGSFDKVAAGKQVAQDLLAKGVDVIYQAAGSDGLGVIQAVKEARDANKMVFVIGVDSDQAHLAPDAVLTSMVKRVDLAVYEAVRDLTQNKFQGGDVSLGLKEGGVTYAPVRVEFPNRAEALEKVEELRARIVSGELKVPAHPSELK, from the coding sequence ATGGCCCCTCGTCCCTCCCTGCTGCGACTGTCCCTGATGTCCGCCCTGGTGCTCGTGTCCGCCTGCAAGAAGCAGTCGGAGACGGCCAAGCCGGAAGACGCCAAGCAAACCGCGCCCCAGGCCGCCGGGACCGCCCCCCAGGCCAAGGCCCTCAAGGTGGGCCTGGTGACGGACGTGGGCGGCCGGGGTGACCACTCCTTCAACGACTCGGCGCTGCGGGGCCTGGAGCTCTGGGGCGCGGGCAAGAAGGTGGAGGGAGGCTCCTACACGGACGCCTCGCCCGCGGAGCTCAAGGAGTCGCTGACGCAGGACCTGGCCTCGCGCGAGATCGCCCCCGTGGGCGTCACCCCCGTGGTGCTGCAGAGCAAGGTGGCCGAGGACTACGAGCCCAACCTGCAGCTCCTGGTGGACCAGAACGCGGCCCTGTCCGTGGGCGTGGGCTTCATGCTCGAGAACGCCGTGGAGACGGTGGCCAAGCGCAACACGGACTCGAAGTTCCTGCTCATCGACAGCCCGCTGGTGGGCTCGGATGGCAAGCCCTACACCCTGCCCAACGTGCGCGCCGTGGTCTTCCAGGAGCAGGAGGGCAGCTTCCTGGTGGGCGCGCTGGCCGGTCTGGCCTCCCAGGGCGGCAAGCTGGGCTTCGTGGGCGGCATGGAGGTGCCCCTCATCAAGAAGTTCGAGGCGGGCTTCCGCGCGGGCGTGGCCGCCACCAACCCCAAGGCCACCGTGCTGGTGAACTACACGGGCAGCTTCGACAAGGTGGCCGCCGGCAAGCAGGTGGCGCAGGACCTGCTGGCCAAGGGCGTGGACGTCATCTACCAGGCGGCCGGCTCGGACGGCCTGGGCGTCATCCAGGCGGTGAAGGAGGCGCGCGACGCGAACAAGATGGTGTTCGTCATCGGCGTGGACTCGGACCAGGCGCACCTGGCGCCCGACGCGGTGCTCACCTCCATGGTCAAGCGCGTGGACCTGGCCGTCTACGAGGCCGTGCGTGACCTGACCCAGAACAAGTTCCAGGGCGGGGACGTGTCGCTGGGCCTCAAGGAGGGCGGCGTCACCTACGCGCCCGTGCGCGTGGAGTTCCCCAACCGCGCCGAGGCCCTGGAGAAGGTGGAGGAGCTGCGCGCCCGCATCGTGTCGGGGGAGCTGAAGGTTCCCGCGCACCCCTCCGAGCTCAAGTAG
- a CDS encoding OmpA family protein — protein MQWKTLTWGVLGAAVISGCVTSTPRELKDARFAYQQASIGPAAQYSPEALVQARAALEEANRAFEIQSDSERTRTLAYVALRKTQLAESLARTAVAQQERFNAEQQLADARSLDAARTREELARTRTDLAEAQRLRAEAEQRQAEFEQQQRQAAQQREEATKLQAEQQRLAQVEQQERERQAQLDAAQQRANELNSQLEQERQARAQAEQRAAEAQAEARAQAQVASELRNIRQVQVKEESRGLVLTLSGSVLFRSGSSDLLAAARRRLNDVASALNKTENPLLIEGHTDSQGSSELNDELSYLRAEAVRDYLVDQGVDRERIRIDGRGKEAPIASNSTSEGRANNRRVEIIIERGVGGGGGGGGAQPAPKK, from the coding sequence ATGCAATGGAAGACACTGACGTGGGGAGTGCTCGGAGCCGCGGTCATCTCGGGGTGCGTGACCAGCACGCCCCGTGAATTGAAGGATGCCCGCTTCGCCTACCAGCAGGCCTCCATCGGGCCCGCGGCGCAGTACAGCCCCGAGGCTCTGGTGCAGGCCCGCGCGGCCCTGGAAGAGGCCAACCGCGCCTTCGAGATCCAGAGCGACTCGGAGCGGACCCGCACGCTCGCCTACGTGGCCCTGCGCAAGACGCAGCTCGCCGAGTCCCTGGCCCGTACCGCCGTCGCCCAGCAGGAGCGGTTCAACGCCGAGCAGCAGCTCGCCGACGCCCGCTCGCTCGACGCGGCCCGGACGCGCGAGGAGCTGGCGCGCACGCGCACGGACCTGGCCGAGGCCCAGCGGCTGCGCGCGGAGGCCGAGCAGCGACAGGCCGAGTTCGAGCAGCAACAGCGCCAGGCGGCCCAGCAGCGCGAGGAGGCCACCAAGCTCCAGGCCGAGCAGCAGCGGCTGGCGCAGGTGGAGCAGCAGGAGCGCGAGCGCCAGGCCCAGCTCGACGCGGCCCAGCAGCGCGCCAACGAGCTCAACAGTCAGCTCGAGCAGGAGCGCCAGGCACGCGCCCAGGCCGAGCAACGCGCCGCCGAGGCCCAGGCCGAGGCGCGTGCCCAGGCCCAGGTGGCCAGCGAGCTGCGCAACATCCGGCAGGTCCAGGTGAAGGAGGAGTCACGAGGCCTGGTCCTCACGCTCTCCGGCAGCGTCCTGTTCCGCTCGGGCAGCTCGGATCTGCTGGCCGCGGCCCGGCGTCGGCTCAACGACGTGGCCAGCGCGCTCAACAAGACGGAGAACCCGCTGCTCATCGAGGGCCACACGGACAGCCAGGGTTCGTCCGAGCTCAACGACGAGCTGTCCTACCTGCGCGCCGAGGCCGTGCGTGACTACCTCGTCGACCAGGGCGTGGACCGGGAGCGCATCCGCATCGACGGCCGGGGCAAGGAAGCGCCCATCGCCTCCAATTCCACCTCCGAGGGCCGCGCGAACAACCGGCGCGTGGAGATCATCATCGAGCGCGGCGTGGGTGGCGGCGGCGGCGGCGGCGGCGCGCAGCCCGCGCCCAAGAAGTAG
- a CDS encoding DUF4398 domain-containing protein, protein MRRALIAVGLVFGVVGCAGAQRVPPTGQLVDSQVTIRQAEEAGASAVPDAAQHLQWAQEQTEGARRLLEQNRRDEAALFLQRAAADAELALALAREAPARAEADRVLQQVQRLQQSTVQ, encoded by the coding sequence ATGCGAAGAGCACTCATCGCCGTGGGACTGGTGTTCGGAGTCGTTGGTTGCGCGGGTGCGCAACGCGTGCCCCCCACCGGGCAGCTCGTGGACTCACAGGTCACCATCCGCCAGGCGGAGGAGGCGGGCGCCAGCGCGGTGCCCGATGCCGCCCAGCACCTGCAGTGGGCCCAGGAACAGACGGAGGGTGCGCGGCGGCTGCTCGAGCAGAACCGGCGTGACGAGGCCGCCCTGTTCCTCCAGCGCGCCGCGGCCGATGCGGAGCTGGCCCTGGCCCTGGCCCGCGAGGCGCCCGCCCGCGCGGAAGCGGATCGGGTGCTCCAGCAGGTGCAGCGGCTCCAGCAAAGCACGGTGCAGTGA
- a CDS encoding Na+/H+ antiporter subunit E yields the protein MPSRHVSWVLRLGLLSLLWAALVEGRPAGLALGLVALPLTLWGSTALEPSGAPCVRPLRLAGLLCFCAGRLVRGGVDVARRALSARPLSTPGFLETRCRLPAGPARRLLQGVVGVLPGLLAVEGPGRDDRLTLHLLDIHPERAALALAQVRELERRVARVFGLPPPPRGLP from the coding sequence ATGCCGAGCCGTCATGTTTCGTGGGTCCTGCGACTGGGCCTCTTGTCCCTGTTGTGGGCCGCGCTCGTGGAAGGCCGTCCGGCGGGGCTCGCCCTGGGCCTCGTGGCGCTGCCGTTGACGCTCTGGGGCTCGACCGCGCTGGAGCCCTCGGGCGCGCCGTGTGTGCGACCCCTGCGTCTGGCGGGCCTGCTGTGCTTCTGCGCGGGGCGACTCGTCCGGGGCGGCGTGGACGTGGCCCGGCGGGCGTTGAGTGCCCGACCCCTGTCGACCCCGGGCTTCCTGGAGACGCGCTGCCGTCTGCCCGCGGGCCCCGCGCGCCGCCTGCTCCAGGGGGTGGTGGGCGTGCTCCCGGGCCTGCTCGCGGTGGAGGGACCGGGCCGCGATGACCGGCTCACCCTGCACCTGCTGGACATCCATCCCGAGCGGGCCGCCCTCGCGCTCGCCCAGGTCCGGGAGTTGGAGCGGCGGGTGGCGCGCGTCTTCGGTCTGCCACCGCCGCCTCGGGGGTTGCCATGA
- a CDS encoding monovalent cation/H+ antiporter complex subunit F: MNVFYAGLALLLLVTLLGVLVLWGNVVSAADRLLAASLTGALSLSLLLLVAEAWKLPLLDDVALALAVVGAVAVSTSALRAQATDKRAPEPLEKRAP, from the coding sequence ATGAACGTCTTCTACGCGGGCCTGGCGCTGTTGCTGCTCGTCACGCTGCTGGGCGTGCTGGTGTTGTGGGGCAACGTCGTGAGCGCGGCGGATCGCCTGCTGGCCGCGAGCCTCACCGGGGCGCTGAGCCTGTCGCTGCTGTTGCTCGTGGCGGAGGCCTGGAAGCTGCCCCTGCTGGACGACGTGGCGCTCGCGCTCGCGGTGGTGGGCGCGGTGGCCGTCTCCACTTCCGCGCTGCGCGCCCAGGCCACGGACAAACGCGCCCCCGAGCCCCTGGAGAAGCGCGCGCCATGA
- a CDS encoding cation:proton antiporter, with the protein MSLGLLLSSACLVCGAFFLAVAALGLVRFPDALSRLQGVSKATALGVGCWMLGLLLRASSVFTGLKLLFVWGLVLVWLGYLGQLVGRLALIAARRR; encoded by the coding sequence ATGAGTCTCGGGCTCCTGCTGTCCTCCGCGTGCCTGGTCTGTGGGGCCTTCTTCCTCGCCGTGGCGGCGCTGGGCCTCGTGCGCTTTCCCGATGCGCTCAGCCGCCTGCAGGGCGTCTCCAAGGCGACCGCCCTGGGCGTGGGCTGTTGGATGCTGGGGCTGCTGCTGCGCGCCTCGTCCGTGTTCACCGGGCTCAAGCTGCTCTTCGTCTGGGGCCTGGTGCTGGTGTGGCTCGGCTATCTGGGACAGCTCGTGGGCCGCCTCGCGTTGATCGCCGCCCGGCGCCGGTGA
- a CDS encoding energy transducer TonB — protein sequence MSQAVQTLPPLPSARPAWVTPAFVLASLGVHAVGFWMLSRLEDRAPPASARPVELVMVEVRKPPPPPPPEEPKPPPPPPKAAPKPPPVKVARAEKPPPPPPPDAPPPPPNDAPPPETPSKPVPLVVGLSMSSTTSAGAFAAPVGNTVYGKTGERAVDPKDVKAYAAPKYVPVYQVDTEPSVASEVKVPYPDEARRAGIEGTVTMSITIDTEGRVVKVSVVKGLGYGLDEAARGALLRFRFKPAIKNGEAVSTEMKYSYTFVLD from the coding sequence ATGAGTCAGGCCGTCCAGACCCTTCCGCCCCTGCCCTCCGCGCGCCCCGCCTGGGTGACGCCCGCGTTCGTGCTGGCGTCGCTCGGCGTGCACGCCGTGGGCTTCTGGATGCTCTCGCGTCTGGAGGACCGGGCCCCGCCCGCGTCCGCGCGGCCCGTGGAGCTGGTCATGGTGGAGGTGCGCAAGCCCCCGCCGCCTCCGCCCCCCGAGGAACCCAAGCCGCCGCCCCCTCCGCCCAAGGCCGCGCCCAAGCCGCCCCCGGTGAAGGTCGCCCGGGCCGAGAAGCCGCCCCCGCCGCCTCCGCCGGACGCACCGCCGCCTCCGCCCAACGACGCGCCGCCCCCCGAGACGCCCAGCAAGCCGGTGCCGCTCGTGGTGGGCCTGTCCATGTCCTCCACCACCAGCGCGGGCGCCTTCGCCGCGCCCGTGGGCAACACGGTCTACGGCAAGACGGGCGAGCGGGCGGTGGATCCCAAGGACGTGAAGGCCTACGCGGCGCCCAAGTACGTGCCCGTGTACCAGGTGGACACCGAGCCCTCCGTGGCCTCGGAGGTGAAGGTGCCCTACCCCGACGAGGCGCGCCGCGCCGGCATCGAGGGCACCGTCACCATGTCCATCACCATCGACACCGAGGGCCGCGTGGTGAAGGTCAGCGTGGTCAAGGGCCTGGGCTACGGCCTGGACGAAGCGGCGCGCGGGGCGCTCCTGCGCTTCCGCTTCAAGCCCGCCATCAAGAATGGCGAGGCCGTGTCCACGGAGATGAAGTACTCCTACACCTTCGTGCTCGACTGA
- a CDS encoding ExbD/TolR family protein codes for MAGGAQDNDEEISGINVTPLVDVVLVLLIIFMVTANFIVRETVEVDLPRAANGGETVQGLVNVVLDKQGKLFFDGAEVSEDELRRRVVEALGKDKETRAIISADQTIPYGRVMRLIDVVKGEGIAKFALNIEKDVAPTAAPAGP; via the coding sequence ATGGCGGGTGGAGCCCAGGACAACGACGAGGAGATCTCCGGCATCAACGTCACGCCGCTGGTGGACGTGGTGCTGGTGCTGCTCATCATCTTCATGGTGACGGCCAACTTCATCGTGCGCGAGACGGTGGAGGTGGACCTGCCCCGCGCGGCCAACGGCGGCGAGACGGTGCAGGGGCTCGTCAACGTGGTGCTCGACAAGCAGGGCAAGCTCTTCTTCGACGGCGCGGAGGTGAGCGAGGACGAGCTGCGCCGCCGCGTGGTCGAGGCCCTGGGCAAGGACAAGGAGACGCGCGCCATCATCAGCGCGGATCAGACCATCCCCTACGGCCGGGTGATGCGGCTCATCGACGTGGTGAAGGGCGAGGGCATCGCCAAGTTCGCGCTCAACATCGAGAAGGACGTGGCCCCCACCGCCGCCCCCGCGGGGCCGTGA
- a CDS encoding MotA/TolQ/ExbB proton channel family protein — MTSFILLAQMGNEQLGWLSRKLLGVTLTSAEWVLWLLVILSVLSIALMLERAVYFATHRLPDSELLAVKLARGELDAVRAAVAQRKGMEAAVLREALASVDKGPDTVEQVIASTVARERPQYERYLSFLGTLGNNAPFIGLFGTVLGIIKAFHDLGNMGAKGAAIQQTVMAGISEALVATAVGLAVAIPAVVAFNTFNRQLKTLTSRTNALGHALVGSLKSRAGEGR, encoded by the coding sequence ATGACGTCCTTCATCCTCCTGGCCCAGATGGGCAACGAGCAGCTGGGCTGGCTGAGCCGCAAGCTGCTGGGCGTGACGCTCACGAGCGCCGAGTGGGTGCTGTGGCTGCTCGTCATCCTGTCGGTGCTGTCCATCGCGCTGATGCTGGAGCGGGCCGTGTACTTCGCCACGCACCGCCTGCCGGACTCGGAGCTGCTCGCGGTGAAGCTCGCCCGGGGCGAGCTGGACGCGGTGCGCGCCGCGGTGGCGCAGAGGAAGGGCATGGAGGCCGCGGTGCTGCGCGAGGCCCTGGCCTCGGTGGACAAGGGCCCGGACACCGTGGAGCAGGTCATCGCCTCCACCGTGGCGCGCGAGCGGCCCCAGTACGAGCGCTACCTGTCCTTCCTGGGCACGCTCGGCAACAACGCGCCCTTCATCGGCCTGTTCGGCACGGTGCTCGGCATCATCAAGGCCTTCCACGACCTGGGCAACATGGGCGCCAAGGGCGCCGCCATCCAGCAGACGGTGATGGCGGGCATCTCCGAGGCGCTCGTGGCCACGGCCGTGGGCCTGGCGGTGGCCATCCCCGCCGTGGTGGCCTTCAACACCTTCAACCGCCAGCTCAAGACGCTCACCTCGCGCACCAACGCCCTGGGCCACGCGCTCGTGGGCAGCCTCAAGTCGCGCGCGGGAGAGGGGCGCTAG